The genome window CTCACCCCTGCTGCTACCAGACCCTCCTCAGACTGCTCGATCAACTCACCATCTTCAGGGTTCTTTATTCGTACTATGGAAGAATCAAACCGGCCAAAACTGCACAAGGCCTGCCCTTTATCATCAATACTGATTACAGTTTCATAAACATCACTACTTTCAACCGTGCCATCAGAAGCAGGGCCGTCTTCTTCCAAAACAATTTCAGTTTCATGCTGGGAATTCATCAGAATTCCCTTATTCTCCAGAACAGGATTTTCTTGTACACCTTTCAAATCCTCCAAACTATGTGCACACCCAACCGTGTCTCGGCCACTGCCGTCCAGCGTAGGCTGCTCTCTTGTAACACTCGTCACAACAGGGGCAGGGCTCTCAGCTGCGTGCGCCCCATCCAGAACCCCAGGACTCAGGTGTTTGGGCAGGACTTGGCCTCCACTATCTCCCGTGCTTCCACCACCAACCTCACAATGCATACTGGCATCAGCAATATCATTCAGCATTTCATGCTTTTTCTTTGCTGTCTCACAATTCAAAACAGAACTTCCTGAATTTTCATCTTGAAATCTGCTTGGGGAATCAAAATTGGAAGAAATATTAAGGGAAACCATCTCCTCAGGTTTCACCACTTTACTCCCGTCAAGGGGCTGCTGGAAAGCCTGACAAAAGGAATGGTCTTCACTGAACGTGGACTCTTCCCCAGCCTCGGTTTCCACAGAGTCAGGAGCACAGAGCACTTTAGACATGTCTGAGTCCGCACGCTCATCTGAAACAgggccacctgctccacttccggatTTCAGCGCATCAGATGACTGACGTGAGATTAACTGAAACTCCTCAGCGTTTTGCCGAGGCTCCTCTTCTGGCACGGGGATATTTCTGGACACTTCTGCAGAACCCGCGTCCACATGAGAAGCGCTGAGGTAGGACTGCCTCTTCATCTTGTGCTTCTCGGTGGCTGCGTGCCTTGTCATCTCTCTACGAGTTACTGCATAGTAATCACACGCCATGCAATAGAACTCAAACTCTTTTGTATGTTTCCGTTTTACGTGCAACTCGAGAGAAGCCGAAGAGTGAGCACTGAACTCACAGTGTAGACATTTGTTATCACTCGTACCTGTAACATCCCCTTGATGGAGAGAGTCTTCTGGCTCTAAAGATATTTGTCCCTTCTTGTCAATAGCTTCCCCATCTAAAGAATGAAATTCACTTTCAACTTCGacttcatttgcatttccatgatctCCTGGCTTTTCTAAAGCAGAGTTCTCTGCCTCAGCTGACTTACTAGCCTGCTCATCTGAAGTCGTCACTGCTGAAGTGGTGTTCTTTTTGCAGGGTTCAAGATGACCCCCTTCAGGGCCAACGATGATATCTGAACTTTGCTTTCCATTGGCTTCTATTTCTACTCGTCCTTTGTGCTTCTTAGTGGCACAATGACGTTCCATATCTCCCTTAGTGACAGTGTAATACTTACACACTTTGCATAAGTAACTATACTGGTGACTGTGCTTTCGTCTAATGTGGACAGTCAAATTGGTAATACTAGAGGCCAAAAGACCACAGTGTGTGCATGTCCTCGAGACAtgacctctgggtctccctctcttTGGAGTAGAGGTCAAAGTGAACTCGTCGTCTTTGGTGATGACACTGGGCTGCGAGAGCTCCCTAGGGGTCAGCGTGCCCTTCTCAAGAGGCGGGTGTTCCTGTGACGGCACACCCACGTGGCCTTCAGTCCTCCCGTTTCCAGAAACACTAAACTCTTCTTTTCTGTCATTCGCGCCTATACATATCCTTTCAATACATTCTTCAAAGCTTAAgccaatattatttttcttagcaTTTTCAAGATGCTTGCTTCGTTTAATGTGCTTCTCCATTCCCTCTTTGCTCAAGGAGTAAAGATTACACGCTTTACAAAGAAAGTGATAGTCCTGACCATGCCGAAGTTTAATGTGTCTTGTAAGAACAGTGGACGATCTGGTTTTATAAAAACACTTCTTACACTGAAACTGAGGCTTACTCGAATGCCTAACTTCATTTCCATGGCTTACCCTGGATTTGATAGGTTCTTCCTGAGCTGCTTTTCCTGACTCATTCAAACGCtcttttgtgttttctgattCTAATGTACTTAACGGTAAAGTCTGTAAAACCATATCATTGTTGAATGACTGAGAAGTCTTTCGTTGAACCAACAAACTCATATGTTTCTCAGTTGCTTTGTGTTCTTCCAAGTCTTTCTCGGACAAGAAGAACAGATTACAAGGGGTACAAAAAACACTCATGCTGTGCTTCTCCTTCATGTGGTCTCTGAGATTTACTCCAGCCGAGGAAACAAATGAACAACACTGACAACTGAGGACAGAAGCAGTTTGCTGATGCTGGCTCTTGTGCAAATGCTCATCGAAGTCCCTCCTCGACACACTGGAAAAGTCACAAGCCTGGCAGCAGAATTTTGTCTCTCTGGCGTGGCACCTTTTCACATGGATTCCCAAGTCTGTCCTGTTTGCACAAGTAGACCCATGACAGTCAGAGGCTGGTCTCACTGTCAGGGAGTCCAGCTGCACGGGGCCCAAGAGAGGGGAGTCCCTCTTGTCCTGTGTCAGTTCCTGGGGGGTTGAGGTAGTCACACACAGGTTCTGGACACTGTCGCTCACATCCACATGCTTGAGCACTGACTCTGCATCACTTGTTTTCGTCTGTGTCTTAAAGTGTCTTGCATACATCCTCTGAGTCTCACTTGCACCTCTTTTACTAATTCCTAAGAGATTAAACCTTTTCTTTGCCTGACCCTTCAAGCTGAAAGTGCCACTGCGTCTTCGAAAGCTGCTACCTAGCACTAGAACATTCCGGTCGGGTCTTGGCCTTGAGGCTGCACTGATATTATGTGCTGCCTGCAGAGTGTTTTTGGTAGATTCCAATTTACCTAAGAGACTCTCTGAGGTTACTAAGCCTCCTAGTTTCTTGCCCTGGTTTTCAGGATTTCGAGTTATACCAAGGGAAGTCATGTTTCCTTCGACGACCTCTACTTTGTCTGACAAAGTGTTTCTGGAGGGCATCATTTCAACAAGGAGCTCGCTACCGCTGCCACTCTGCTTAGAAACGTTTCCTCTGAAATCTTTAAACTTGCTCGCAACATTCCGGAACCCTTTTGAATCGCTACTCTTTGTCATTGGTTTagaagctcttggttttgctCGAACAGTCTTTGTCCCCATGGTACACGTTTTCTTAGGAAACGGCTGTTTTGTTAAAATCTGCACAAAGCCTCCACGAGCAGCAAGGTTCTGGCGCCGGAGATGTGTCTTGCCAAGATAATGTGCACTCAGCAGGTTTTCCTCCACGCAGTGAAAGCCACAAAGATCACAGGAAAAGACCTTCTGGGGCCCATGTGTGTGTCTGGAGTGCAGGTGCACAGCAGAGCTGCTGTCCACTTGGTGGCTACACTGGCAGCAGGTATGTTCCTTAGACGCTGGTCTGAGACAGTCAGCATGTTTTTCCAaatcagaaagagaggagaacaAACGGCCACATCTGCTGCACTTGGTGACTCTGTCTACAGCTACAACAGCACAACCAACACTCACTTCTTTCAGGGGAGAAGGGGATTCTCTTTCCGCATCCAGGGAAACCATCTCCTGCACAGGCTTTTTTTCAGCGTCTGTTTTTAGAGAAACGGCATCCACAGCGCTTAAATCACCGGAGGAAAAGGCATCGGGAAGACTCCCGCCTCCCTCTGCACAGGCATTCAGGAGGGGCTCCTGCGCCATCCCGGCTGGAGGGACACCCACGTCGGGGACCGTGCGCTCGGCAGCCTCTACCACAGGAGTGCCCTGCTCTCCAGACATAAGGGGTTCTGCCTcctctaatttcattcttttggaaGCACGCCCATGTCCGCCTTCCTCCACGATGACACTGTCCAAGTGGGAAGATTCTGGAAAACCTCTCTTGCTTGTGAAATTCCCAGAGGAAGTTGCTCTCTGATCAGAAACGAGCCCACAGTCTTCCTTTGGGGATGGACTGTTTCTCAAgtcttctgcttctctgtttaCATTTTCACCCTCATCGTTCTCAAGTTTATTCTCAGAATCCATTATTAACAAAGTGCTGAAGATGTTCCTTGTGTCGCAGGTGGCTCACTTGACACACATAATCTGTGAAGTAAATAAACACGGCATTAAGACTTTGACAAAGAAAAGACACACATACAAGTATGAATCTGAAATATATATTAGCCAAGAGAAATATCGTGCCATTAGCcaataaaaagtatgaaatcaGATTCTGGGAACACCCATTACTGGTTCAGAAAGCAATactgtgggggccagcattgcggtgtAACAGGTTACGCCTCcacctgtttgaatcccagccactccacttcttatccagctccttgctaacacccTGCagacacagcagaagatggcccaaggacctgggccccggccacccacgcaggggacccaggtggagttcgaggctcctggcttcagcctagcctaggcctggccattgtggccaactgggaagtgaaacagtgaatagaagatgtctttctctctgtttccccctttctctactctgccattcacataaataaatcttaaaagaatgtgTACTGTGCATCCTTGATACAAAATTATGACTCTCTCAACCAGTTTGCAAAAAATTTCAAGGTCCAATTCTCCAAGCCAGTATATTTGTGTTTGgtacttaaaacacacacacacacacacagagagagagagagagagagagagagagagagagagagagagaaaccctttTCAAATTATGCTTTGGTAAATTCCTGATctgtaaaacagaataaaacaaaactgcTGAGACAAGTCTGGAGGTTAGTCCTTCTACCTCTTTAGCCTCCCAATGGAAGgctaaagaaacaaaatttttcaagagtcacttcttcctttttccctaAAGTCAAAAGCCTTACTAAGACTTTTCTAAATAGATCCCAATTAACAACACACATATTCTCACCAGTTTATCACCATTCACAATTAAACTCTTTTGCCAATGAAAAGCCATTGCTACTCCAGGTGTCAATCATTAATTTCCTTATCTATCACTCATTTTGTGTTGTCTGAAGGATAATAGCAAAGGGAAATTTCAGTTGAACAGCAGAATTAATGGAGCaacttttaagggaaaaaaagcaattttattaaataaaatgctttaaaatcaataatattgattttatttttcattatactatttaattcaattaaaacatatcattttccatttactttacaCCATGATTGGAGTTTTCAGCCAAATGCCATTTGATTTGATGTTAATAAAAAGCCATAAATGCATTATGGTCTCAAAGCTAATGACAactatttttaactattttaatcatttttccaTAACAATGACAAATCAAATGAAGTCTACTGTTTTCACTCTgctacacacgtgcacacacatagacacacataagCATAATGTAACACAAAAAGCATGAGCAGCaggagaaaaaacagaaaagcaggatttcataaaagttaaaaatttcaaAGGATGCTATGCTTCAAAGGACACTAccaagaatgggaaaaatattttggaaatcatATAACTGATAAGGCACTTGCATCCagaatataccaaaaaaaaaaaaaaaaactcttaaaattcaacaaaaaaagataattgaattttaaaaagaacaaagaattgATAAACATTTACCcacaaaaaatatacaaatagccAAAAATGAGCACATGAGAAAACAAACAATACATAATTAGTCATTAGAGGAATTCAAATTAAAACCAGAATaaggggcccagcactggggcacagtggcCACCACTTCCAGTGTCATCATCCCATACTGaaatgttggttcaagtcccagttgctccacttccaaaccaccttcctcctaatgcacccaggaaggcagaggaggatggcccaagtgcttagatccctgcgacccatatgggagaccaggatggcttcagattgcccagatatggctgttgtggccatttagagagtgaagcagtggacagaatatctatctctccctttctctgttcctctaataaataaatgtttaaaagaatataagatggccggcgccacggctcactaggctaatcctccacctgtggcgccggcaccctgggttctagtcctagtcggggcaccggattctgtcccagttgctcctcttccagtccagctctctgctgtgatccagcagtgcagtggaggatggcccaagtgcttgggcgctgcacccgcatgggagaccaggaggaagcacctggctcctggcttcagatcggcacagcgcgctggccatagcagccatttggggggtgaaccaacggaaggaagacctttctctctgtctctctgtctctctctaactctgcctgttaaaaaaaaaaaaaaaaggaatataggaTACCACGTCAAACCCAGTAGAATGGCTATAATCAAACAGAtcataacaaatgttggcaaggatatgaAGAAATCAGAACCTTCACATGTTGCTAACGagatgtaaaatggtacagccactttggaaaacagtctcaGTTCTTCAAAAGATTAACATGGAGCTACCACACAACCAGCAATGCCACTCCCAGGCATGTAAGTCCACATAAAAACCTGCCTGCACgtaaatgctcacagcagcataCAACCATGTGTAGAGCAGTGGGAAAGACAGGTGTCCACAGTACTGATGCCCTTGCAAGATGCTTAACATCATTCAGACACACTCTTCAGAATGTGGTAAGCAGTTGGGGGAAAAAACACCCCTGGCTCAAGTAAGTCTGGAATACTGTGGTTTGAACAAAAGTCTTATTACCAAGGATTTCTCAGTTAAAAAACCATCTTCCAACCTTACCTCATTACAGAGCCCTGTGTATACAAAGAATCAAGAAACTGGTGTCGTTAAAGACACTTCACAAAGTGCTCTTTTAAACAAAGCATTGGTTTTGCTATTCAATATCTGCAATGGaagaataaaaggagaaaagaaagaacaagctGTGCTCCATCCCCAGACACTCATGCACTGCCCACAATGCACCCCAGATTCTGGGTGAGGCTGCTGCACGCACAGCAAATACTACCACAAAATCCCTGTCCCTGAGAGCCTATCCTGTAATGGGCAAGACAACATACAGCttgttgggttttttgtttgtttgttttgtttttcttttgacagagttagactgtgagagagacagagagaaaggtcttccttccactggttcacccccaaaatggccactacggtcggagctacgccaatccgaagtcaggagccaagtgcttcctcctggtctcccatgcaggtgcagggcctaagcacttgagccatcctcctctgccctctcgggcaccagcagagagctgggctggaagaggagcaaccgggactagaacccggcgcctatatgggatgccagcgccacaggtggaggattaaccaagtgagctacggcactggccccaacatacTGTTAAAAACAGACACCCGCTCCAACCCAGAACAGTTCCTTCTTTCTggcagaaatggaacagctgaaaCAGACAAAATCTATAAAGCAACAGACATCAGACACCGAAGGACGGCAATCCCTGAGAGACAACATACAAATCAAGCAAGCCCCCTGGTTGCTGTCTGGAGAAAGTACCCAGGCCATGGAGTTGAgggacagagtgaaagagagaagtcCAGAGAAAGAGAAGCCAAGAGGTGTGCAGAGGAGGCCTCCCAGGTCTTCCTGACCAACATACAGAGCCACTGCCGCCTGCCTGTGGTCCAAAGGCATCTCACAGCCCTTCCCAGTCAGTCTCCAAACACAGCCTCTCACCTCCAGTGGCCGAAGTTCAGAATTCTCCTAAAACAAATTAGTTTTGCCTGTTTTAGTAGTTCCTAAAAGGGACAGGCGCTGTgatatggcaggtaaagccaccgcctgcagggccagcattccatatgggtaccactttgagacccagctgctgcacttccaattcagccctgtgctaatggcctgggaaagcagtagatgacccaagtacttgggcccctgcacccacatgggagacccagaagaagctcctggctttggactagcccagctccggccattgcggccatttggggagtgaaccagcagatggaagatctctgcctctgcctctctgtaacgtgcctttcaaataaataaatctttaaaaaaaaaaaaaattccaggggccggcgccgtgacgcagtaggttaatcctccgcctgcactgctggcatcccatgtggccaccggttctagtcccagttgctcctcttccaatccagctctctgctatggcctggtaaagtagttgaagatggcccacatccctgggccctgcacccacacgggagactgggaagaagcacctggctcctggcttcggatcagcacagctccggccagtatggccttttggggagtgaaccaacggacggaagacctttctctctgtctctccctctcaatgtctgtaactctacctctcaaataaaaaaataaaaatttttaaaaaaattttaaaaaattcctagaagCAGAAGCTCATAAAGATGCTCCTGGGGCGAGGAGTCTGCCGCCGCTGAGTGTCAGCAGCATGGTCACTTCACCACCGCACCATTCAGCTACACCAGCCCTGCTGACAGCTGCTTCCTCGTGCTGCTACTGCTGTAAGGCTGCCGTGAATATTCTCCCATGGCTCTTCACAAACACCtattttcacttcttttgttTAAATGCCCAGGACATGAGGCTGCTTGGCGGACTTTCCAAGCAGCTATACTGTGGCATCACCATCAGCAGTATATAAGAATTCCGGTTGATCCACATTCTCCCTGACATCCAATGTCAATCATTCTAGTGGGTGTGCGTGGTTTTActctgcattttcctgatgatgaGAGAtggtgtagtttttttttatgtgCTTTGTTAGCTTTTTGCCTACTTCttaatttggttatttatttttattattgagctGCAGGAGTTGCTTATGTATTCGGGGTATAAATTTTTTGTCAGATACATGTTTTACAAAtagtttcttccttttcattttattaatggcATCTTTGATacacagaagttttaaattttgatgcaaTCAATGTTTTTCCTGTTGTGGTTATTTATGTGTCTcgtttatttttctgtctctccaagCTACAATGTAAGGGCACGGTTTATTTCATTCACCAATGTATCCCAAGAGCCTAGAACAATTCTAAGCAGTTAGGGGTACTAAAATGAACAAATGCCTCATTGTGATACAAGAAATAGCTAATACTTACGTATTTACAGCTAAAATGAATAATGTCTGATAAATGCTTCAAAACAGTCCCAGACAGGCGTCAGTGAAGTTGCAATGATTAAAGCTGaatggcaggtgcagagggatTCGTTACACTTGTCCATCAACTTCTGCACAGTTCTGAGAGCATCTGTAATAAACGTCCTGTCTACAGGGGGATGAGCCCCTTCTTTTGGATACCACACTGACAACTACTTACTCCGCAAACACTGGCACGGTACACGGTGCCATCTTCTCCACGGGCACCAGCAGGAGCTTCGTCTCAGAGGTATGCAGATGGAACACATACACTCTAAGGTCCACACACTTCTGTTCACAGTGAGTATTCACAATGGCACCTGACTCATGTGTCTGCAGATCAAAGAATCACATCTACCTTCTTGTGAAGAACCAAAATAAGGAaaccctttatttttcttctatataaCGGTTCAAAAAAATctgcaacaaagaaaaaaagtttctaCACTTGTCACTtcccagtttattttttaatgagataaTCCAACATCTCATTATCTCAAGAAATAGTGAGCATTCCACGAGGACATGCTGTACAGGGTTTGGGCACTCCATCAACACAGTGAGCACAGAGGCCAAGGGCCACAGCACTCGGGCCTTCCACTCTGCAGCAGCTTAAGAAACTGGCAGCCGACCAACCAGGCCCAGATCACAGAAGACTCTGCATCAAGAACACGATTTTTTCAGTAGTGTCAGTGGAGAGTCACGGAGACACCTCCTGCTGTAGGAATTAATTTCTcaggctgcaaggcagaggaagtCTAGAGGCAGGAAGAACTGAACGCGTTCTTTAAGCTACGGGGTGCAGGACGCGCACTAGGCCCTGAGCAGGAGCACAGAGCGGCTTAGCAAGTTCTTCACAGTAATCTGCAAAAGGGCGAGTGGAAGTGATGCAAAATCTGTAAAAATTCACTAGATAAGGTTTAGAACAAGTCACATATGACCAGGGGAGATGGAGGAATGGTCTTCTTCGCAGAAGAATTAAAACATCACCCGACTTGGACAGTGGGAAGGAAAAtgtattcattcactcaacatttTGTGAAATCTTACTATGTACAAAATGCACATTTCATTCTCTCaggaacaaaacataaaaaaaacagGCAGGGATGCAAGGCCAACTCTCAGAGTAAGGCACAATCCCCTCTTTCCAGAAGTGTGGGCACTTGTCATCTGAGATTCCTTCCCACAGTAAGGTTTCCAGGTTGAGACGGTCTAGTAAGTTCATGTGATTAAACCCAATCCTCTTTAAAGCTTTCTATTTCCCACACAAGTTCATAAATTACCATTCAACAGAGACCCTCCCTGAGCCAAAGATTTCCAAATATCCAGTTCCATGTAGAAGCCATGCTCCTATCCAAATCCTCAAGTAGCTGTTTTCTGACCAAAGAATAAgttaaagggccagcactgtgccagcatcccccatgggccctggtttgagtcccagctgttccatttctgatcctgctccctgctaatgtgcctgggaagtgcttgctaatgtgcagtggaagatggcccaagcacccacataggagaccaggaagaagatcctggctcctggcttcagattagcccagctccagccactgcagccattcagggagtgaaccggcagatggatgatctctttttaatctctctctctctctctctctctctccccccctctccctctctctatcactctgccttccaaataaataaataaatctgtaaaaaaaaaaaaaaaagaaagaaagaaagaaaggaaggaagaaaaagaaaaaagaagttacaggtaattttactgattttcatttttacctACAAATGATTAACTCACCTAGAAACTGTCAAAAATAAAGTTTCCCACTGTAACAGAAACAGTTACTTGCTGtggtttaaaaggaaaacaaagtatttcaagaaagaaatcaaaacacataCTTTCtgagaataaaacaaattaatagCAGCCTTCTGATGACACCTGGTGGCCACTTCTCACAGGAACTTTCTTCTGCGTTTTAAAGAAACCATTTCAAGTACTGGAAAGACGTCAGCGTTCCACCGTTGCCCACGCCAGCTGCATGCAAGCAGCACGCGtgaaccttcccttccttctcatcCTTTCTAACTCTCTTCTCACTCGGCACAGTCTCTGCTCACTTGCTCGCTCTGCCTTTTCTCCTAAGCATATGTGAAGTGAGCTGCAGCTCCCCCTCTTTAGTGACTGACACCCACACCTACTCTCCCTGGTATAATAAGGCCATATTAACCCattttctccctgcctcccaccccccatcTTCCCCTCAGCCTCCTAGACTTACCCAAGTAAGTGGTGTACACAGTGTGACGTTAGCACATGCTGTCAGACCCATAGTAACATCACACGAGGGTATGCATGTGCACGAGGGCACCCgttcacaaacatacacacataaaaatgaCTAATGGTCTTTTACTCTTTCTCTTTGGGAAATTCAAAAAAGATGAACCCTACAAGTTATGATACTGCAATGGCAATCCTCTATTCATGGAGGAATGAGATAAAACTGGCAGGCCTGCCTCAAGCCCTCTGTGAACCACAATGGCAACAGAAACCCAGGGCAGGAACAAATGGAAACTGGTGGACTACTCATATCCCTCTCTTAATCTACCACTTTCAATTGGACTTTCTATTCAAAGTATATGACTTTTACCATTATACAAGCACCTAATTTATGAGGCCGCCGCctccagtgcaggcatcccatatgggtgccgatttgagtcccggctgctccacttccaatccagatctctgctgtggcctgggaaagcagaagatggttcaagtgcacgggcccctgcacctacatgggagacctggaagaagctccgggctcctggcttcagatctgctcagctccagtcatttcagccatctggggagtgattctgttccagttgtcctcttccagtccagctctctgctgtggcccaggagggcagcagaggatggcccaagtacttgggccctgcacctgcatgggagaccaggaagaagcacctggctcctggcttcagatcgacacagcacactggccggagcggccatttgggagggtaaaccaacagaaggaagacttttctctctttctctctctgtctaaccccacctgtcaagtaaaaaaatttttaaaaattaattttatgacaGCATTAAATAAACCATCTCTGACAAATACATCTTTTGTAGTCAGATTTTACACAAataagttaaaattgtatatctcctttgaaaaactattttgaaaattcaatgctttgttagcatttccatctaactcttgttttgttttgttttttaacgaAAGAATATTCTTACtagaacagaagaaaaagaacaaaaggaaggaaTGATAGTCCTATGAgtaagataaaaaatttaaaacttcaatGTCATTAAAAGCAGACACCTACAATCATTTGTATCTTATGCCACTTGGAAAAGGTTGTTTTATTATCAATGTAACTAATCACAATGAAACCATCTCTTACAACTAAAGACATGAGAATGAATTTTCTTTACAGCTACAGAGAAATGGGGTTTGCTGTTTCACATCAAATAGAACAGGCTGTATAAATTCTTCTTCctatttattgtaaaatataatttcatctaTAAAATCAGTCATGAAATATTAAAACTGAAACAACAGAATTTATATCCTTTACTTAATTTAGTTTAAACGGTCTATTCACTAAAAACAGGGGGAAGGTTACATATGATAGAGCCCCTCCTCGCTCATTAAGTGTTTCCATTAGACCCTTTATTTTCAAGAATTTATGATGCAGCCATGAAAAAGGCATTCCACGATCAAAGTTAGTATGTGTTCCCTAAATTTTCCTTTCATCTTCTTCCAAAGCCAAGAGAATGAAGCATATAACATGAACGCTGAGGAAAGCACAgagaattaaaagaataaaattaaagaaacctAATATATTTACACTAAAATTTTACACATTGTGAAAAAAAGCATAAAGCTACAGAGAGCCTTTGCTTTCATCCCCATTCTGCCAATAGTAAGCTGTAGGACATGGGGCAACTTGGAACTTTTCGGAGCTTCTATTGTCATTGTGCATGAAGCAAGAAGAAAAGACTATGGTTCATAAATG of Oryctolagus cuniculus chromosome 10, mOryCun1.1, whole genome shotgun sequence contains these proteins:
- the ZNF407 gene encoding zinc finger protein 407 isoform X1, whose product is MDSENKLENDEGENVNREAEDLRNSPSPKEDCGLVSDQRATSSGNFTSKRGFPESSHLDSVIVEEGGHGRASKRMKLEEAEPLMSGEQGTPVVEAAERTVPDVGVPPAGMAQEPLLNACAEGGGSLPDAFSSGDLSAVDAVSLKTDAEKKPVQEMVSLDAERESPSPLKEVSVGCAVVAVDRVTKCSRCGRLFSSLSDLEKHADCLRPASKEHTCCQCSHQVDSSSAVHLHSRHTHGPQKVFSCDLCGFHCVEENLLSAHYLGKTHLRRQNLAARGGFVQILTKQPFPKKTCTMGTKTVRAKPRASKPMTKSSDSKGFRNVASKFKDFRGNVSKQSGSGSELLVEMMPSRNTLSDKVEVVEGNMTSLGITRNPENQGKKLGGLVTSESLLGKLESTKNTLQAAHNISAASRPRPDRNVLVLGSSFRRRSGTFSLKGQAKKRFNLLGISKRGASETQRMYARHFKTQTKTSDAESVLKHVDVSDSVQNLCVTTSTPQELTQDKRDSPLLGPVQLDSLTVRPASDCHGSTCANRTDLGIHVKRCHARETKFCCQACDFSSVSRRDFDEHLHKSQHQQTASVLSCQCCSFVSSAGVNLRDHMKEKHSMSVFCTPCNLFFLSEKDLEEHKATEKHMSLLVQRKTSQSFNNDMVLQTLPLSTLESENTKERLNESGKAAQEEPIKSRVSHGNEVRHSSKPQFQCKKCFYKTRSSTVLTRHIKLRHGQDYHFLCKACNLYSLSKEGMEKHIKRSKHLENAKKNNIGLSFEECIERICIGANDRKEEFSVSGNGRTEGHVGVPSQEHPPLEKGTLTPRELSQPSVITKDDEFTLTSTPKRGRPRGHVSRTCTHCGLLASSITNLTVHIRRKHSHQYSYLCKVCKYYTVTKGDMERHCATKKHKGRVEIEANGKQSSDIIVGPEGGHLEPCKKNTTSAVTTSDEQASKSAEAENSALEKPGDHGNANEVEVESEFHSLDGEAIDKKGQISLEPEDSLHQGDVTGTSDNKCLHCEFSAHSSASLELHVKRKHTKEFEFYCMACDYYAVTRREMTRHAATEKHKMKRQSYLSASHVDAGSAEVSRNIPVPEEEPRQNAEEFQLISRQSSDALKSGSGAGGPVSDERADSDMSKVLCAPDSVETEAGEESTFSEDHSFCQAFQQPLDGSKVVKPEEMVSLNISSNFDSPSRFQDENSGSSVLNCETAKKKHEMLNDIADASMHCEVGGGSTGDSGGQVLPKHLSPGVLDGAHAAESPAPVVTSVTREQPTLDGSGRDTVGCAHSLEDLKGVQENPVLENKGILMNSQHETEIVLEEDGPASDGTVESSDVYETVISIDDKGQALCSFGRFDSSIVRIKNPEDGELIEQSEEGLVAAGVRISELPLKDCAQGLKRKKPEGSSFGESTRIRCDDCGFLADGLSGLNVHIAMKHPTKEKHFHCLLCGKSFYTESNLHQHLASAGHMRNEQASVEELPEGGATFKCVKCTEPFDSEQNLFLHIKGQHEELLREVNKYIVEDTEQINREREENQGNVCKYCGKMCRSSNSMAFLAHIRTHTGSKPFKCKICHFATAQLGDARNHVKRHLGMREYKCHICGVAFVMKKHLNTHLLGKHGVGTPKERKFTCHLCDRSFTEKWALNNHMKLHTGEKPFKCSWPTCHYSFLTASAMKDHYRTHTGEKSFLCDLCGFAGGTRHALTKHRRQHTGEKPFKCDECNFASTTQSHLTRHKRVHTGEKPYRCPWCDYRSNCAENIRKHILHTGKHEGVKMYNCPKCDYGTNVPVEFRNHLKEQHPDIENPDLAYLHAGIVSKSYECRLKGQGATFVETDSPFTAAALAEESPVKEKSLRSSKRQAPPPEQVQQVIIIQGYDGDFALDASVEETAAATLQTLAMAGQVARVVHITEDGQLIATSQNAAHVGSVVPGPILPEQLAEGATQVVVVGGSMEGRGVEEALGPGGAVIQQVTKQEVFSLSEAGTPDAASALDALLCAVTELGEAEGRAGSEEERGRPGHKDVLIQLPCQDASHAAAAEPEGPEIQVFPDGQESPGALEVRTQVARASALVASPERAQVAFKKMVQGVLQFAVCDSAAAGQLIKDGVTQVIVNEEGAVHMVAGEGSQILMQEPEAHGLRVPGEHVDLVESDGEISQIIVTEELVQAMVGESASGFPGGATHYIVTELPPGAQEDAGVFSHTVIETAGPQELLQAEAVAPGGAEQLTSMVIYTQDGSPAATVIQSHRESSELHEA